One genomic segment of Alphaproteobacteria bacterium includes these proteins:
- a CDS encoding PIN domain-containing protein, protein MAAYTVIFDACVLYPAPLRDFLLQLATANLFRARWTEAIHDEWIRNLLAARPDLTSDQLTRTRQLMDRTVPESLVEGFDHLIPTIVLPDPNDRHVVAAAIHARADAIVTFNLKDFPAATLEPLHLEAIHPDDFINFQIDLDEAKIVVAAQKCRARLKQPPKSATDYLDTLAACQLPKSASRLRAYEAVI, encoded by the coding sequence GTGGCGGCCTATACCGTCATCTTCGACGCTTGCGTTCTCTATCCGGCACCTTTGCGCGATTTTCTGCTGCAGCTCGCGACGGCCAATTTGTTCCGGGCGCGCTGGACGGAAGCGATCCATGACGAATGGATCCGCAATTTGCTCGCGGCACGCCCCGATTTGACGTCCGATCAATTGACGCGGACACGCCAATTGATGGATCGGACCGTGCCGGAAAGTTTGGTCGAAGGCTTCGATCATCTCATTCCGACGATCGTGTTGCCCGATCCGAACGACCGGCATGTCGTCGCGGCGGCCATACATGCGCGCGCCGACGCGATCGTGACATTCAATCTGAAGGATTTTCCCGCCGCGACGCTGGAGCCGCTTCATTTGGAAGCGATCCATCCGGATGATTTCATCAACTTCCAGATCGACCTCGACGAAGCGAAGATTGTCGTGGCGGCGCAGAAATGCCGCGCACGGCTGAAGCAGCCGCCAAAATCGGCGACGGACTATCTCGATACGTTGGCGGCTTGCCAATTGCCGAAGAGCGCCTCGCGTCTGCGCGCATATGAAGCGGTGATTTAG
- a CDS encoding FAD-dependent monooxygenase, giving the protein MRIAIIGSGIAGSLLAKNLDGVPGVTVDLYERAAPGEHDGAGTGLNLGPNGFKALRLHDPESHARLRAASFEWRSWVVELVDGTKLLDLDLLDLADEPGARLRWSELYALMREPVLARTRYGHEFIALEEDAARRLVPVFKTPSGEIVRNGGYDLLVAGDGRFSKLRELTCGPIQSQQMGIGIWRLLTSDEGSPFDDYRQWFHGNNRLLAYRVPGGHVYACGVFALGGETIEAHHKTEEFRRANFRPQDKPPCPSVAWILERAAAQESELHWARLQVSPLLRGDSSGRVLLLGDAAQAMVPTLGQGATQAIEDGAIAASIIRKGGGVAEIAAVRDARVEFVRDFSLEATDTMLGTDPVAGTKAKSGPDFLAKLKKLYRDVPGP; this is encoded by the coding sequence ATGCGGATCGCGATCATCGGCAGCGGCATTGCGGGCTCTTTGCTCGCCAAGAATCTCGACGGCGTTCCCGGCGTCACGGTCGATTTGTACGAGCGTGCCGCGCCCGGCGAGCACGATGGCGCGGGGACGGGCCTGAATCTCGGCCCCAACGGGTTCAAGGCGCTGCGCCTGCACGATCCCGAATCCCATGCGCGCCTGCGCGCCGCGTCGTTCGAGTGGCGCAGCTGGGTCGTCGAATTGGTCGACGGCACGAAGCTGCTCGATCTCGATCTGCTCGACCTCGCCGACGAGCCGGGCGCCAGGCTGCGCTGGTCAGAGCTTTACGCGCTGATGCGCGAACCCGTGCTGGCGCGCACGCGCTATGGCCATGAGTTCATCGCACTGGAGGAAGATGCGGCCCGGCGCCTCGTGCCCGTGTTCAAAACACCGTCGGGCGAGATTGTCCGCAACGGCGGTTACGATCTGCTGGTCGCGGGCGACGGGCGGTTCAGCAAGCTGCGCGAACTCACCTGCGGGCCGATCCAATCGCAACAGATGGGGATCGGCATCTGGCGCTTGCTGACCAGCGATGAAGGCAGCCCGTTCGACGATTACCGGCAATGGTTCCACGGCAATAACCGCCTGCTCGCCTATCGCGTGCCCGGCGGCCATGTTTATGCCTGCGGCGTATTCGCGCTGGGCGGCGAGACGATCGAGGCGCATCACAAGACCGAAGAATTCCGGCGCGCCAATTTCCGGCCGCAGGACAAGCCGCCCTGTCCCTCGGTCGCGTGGATCTTGGAGCGTGCGGCGGCCCAGGAAAGCGAACTTCATTGGGCGCGGCTGCAAGTCTCGCCCTTGCTGCGCGGCGATTCCTCGGGCCGCGTGCTGCTGCTGGGCGATGCGGCGCAAGCGATGGTGCCCACGCTGGGCCAAGGAGCGACGCAAGCGATCGAAGACGGCGCGATCGCCGCATCGATTATCCGTAAAGGCGGCGGTGTTGCGGAAATCGCAGCCGTCCGCGACGCGCGGGTGGAATTCGTGCGCGATTTCTCGCTGGAGGCGACGGATACGATGCTGGGCACCGATCCGGTCGCGGGCACGAAGGCGAAGTCGGGCCCGGATTTCTTGGCAAAGCTAAAGAAGCTTTATCGCGACGTGCCGGGGCCTTAA
- a CDS encoding histidine triad nucleotide-binding protein: protein MTYDPNNIFARILRGEIPCKKVMENDHVLAFHDINPGAPVHVLVIPKGAYVSMADFTANASVAEQAALMKAIGDVARQMGVSDSGYRVISNAGTDGNQEVPHLHFHVVGGRKLGRMLPRAD, encoded by the coding sequence ATGACCTACGATCCGAACAACATTTTCGCGCGGATCCTGCGCGGCGAAATCCCGTGCAAGAAGGTGATGGAGAACGACCATGTTCTCGCCTTCCACGACATCAATCCGGGGGCGCCGGTCCATGTGCTGGTGATCCCGAAGGGCGCTTACGTCTCGATGGCGGATTTCACCGCCAACGCCTCCGTCGCCGAACAAGCCGCGCTGATGAAGGCGATCGGCGATGTCGCACGCCAGATGGGCGTGTCGGATTCGGGTTATCGCGTCATCAGCAACGCGGGCACCGACGGCAATCAGGAAGTGCCGCATCTGCATTTCCACGTCGTCGGCGGGCGTAAGCTCGGCCGGATGCTGCCCCGCGCCGATTAA
- a CDS encoding phosphoribosyl-ATP diphosphatase produces the protein MTETAPQPSADIILDRLFRTIESRRGANPETSHTAKLFQKGTKKIAQKVGEEAVEVVIEAIRNKRERLIDESADLMYHLLVLWADARIDPKEVWDELCRREGVSGIAEKAARGFDDEDK, from the coding sequence ATGACCGAAACGGCCCCGCAACCCTCCGCCGATATCATCTTGGACCGCTTGTTCCGGACCATCGAGTCCCGGCGCGGCGCCAATCCCGAGACGTCGCACACCGCCAAGCTGTTCCAGAAGGGCACGAAGAAAATCGCCCAGAAGGTCGGCGAGGAAGCGGTGGAAGTCGTCATCGAGGCGATCCGCAACAAGCGCGAGCGCTTGATCGACGAGAGTGCGGACCTCATGTACCACCTGCTGGTGCTGTGGGCGGATGCGCGGATCGATCCCAAGGAAGTGTGGGACGAGCTGTGCCGCCGCGAAGGCGTGTCGGGCATCGCCGAGAAAGCCGCGCGCGGCTTCGACGACGAGGACAAATGA